The genomic stretch TTCGTCCGAGGGTGTCATTCGATGTCGCGCGGAGGGTATACGAACCTTCGGCGAGACTTGAGGTGTTCCAAATTACGCTGAATCCGTTTCCGGAGACAGCCGACGCGGTCCCACTTCGTAGCGGCGATGAGCCATCGTAATCGCGTCCGATCTCGACATGGGGAAGGCCATTGAACGAATAAGAAAATGAAATGTAATCGATGATTGTCGAGCCGGAGCTGTCTGCGGCCCAGAGTTCAGTTTCGCCGAGAACAAGGGCGCTGGTTGAAGGGGACAAGAGGATAGCCTGCGGATTGGGCTGGACTGTTCCGCCTCCGCCGTTACCGCCCGGCACGCCTGCGGCTTCCATTGCAAGGTTGCCGGGAAAGTTGTAGTACTCGTTGTTGACCAAATCTATCCAGCCAATATTTTCGTCCCAGATGTTGAACGAGGTGCATTCGGCGGGTGTGCTGTCGGCAAGGAGGGCGGCATTAACAGTGGCGCTGATGGTGTTGGAAATAAAAAAGCCGGCAAAGAATGGGCCATTGACTACCACTGGGCTGTCGAGAGGAATCCAGATGTTGAATATTCCGCCTCCGGCGGGGATATTGAGACTCCAGTCTTTTGAAATAGCGATAGGCACGCCAGGAATTGGACACCCGGGATAGGATGTATCATCGACAAGCTCCACATCGACGGATACCACAAGCTGAGTTGCGGCATCAAATGACATGGGGAGATTAATTTCGGTAACGGTAAAGGGATATGGATTTGGACAGGTCGCTGAAGGGTCCATATATGATTTGTAGAGTTCGGCCCCCGCAAGCCAGCCTTCGATGAGGTATATGATCTCGCTGTTGGGAGACACAGAACAGGTGTCGGCTGTGGCAAGCGACGGGCTGAGACGGATGTCTGTTATCAGTGGATTTTCAACTTTACGAATACGAGGCGATGACTTGTCAATGGCATTGGTCGTTGCCGGGAGTGCAAGCAGAGTGGCAAAAACCATAAGCAATTTGAATGATCCTCCACAGGTGGGCAGGCACGGCAATCTTCTCATAGAGGTTCCTTCGCAATGTACGTTGTCGTTTACGGGCCTTTCCTGTGATTATCGTTTGTTTTGCGGCAGACTTAAGGGTGTACGCGGAGGATTTACGGATATATAGGGAGCTGTGCAGATTTTGAACAGGGGGGGATGTGCATTGTCACCTCAGCACTCGACTCTGTCACCCCAGCGTGCGGGACTGTTGCAAAAGCCCTGTTTAGGCGAGTGAGGGATGTATCGTTCGTTTGGACTGTTGATCTATCGATACCGTTCCTGGGAACGTTTGTCTTGAGCCCAGATTCTGTCTCAGAGCATTTATTATCCTCTGAATTGCGTACAAAGCCGCATAGGGACACTGACCATGGGCAATTACCCGTTTGAAGTTCATAACCGCAGCAATCAGCAGACACTGCAGACGCATCTTGGACAGACCACGCCGCCAGGCACGCCGCAATCCATGTCGCTCTTTAGCCTCAGCAAAGATTCCTTCTATTACCGGAGCACGACGTCGATACAAACTGCGAAAGCTCTCGCTCAGGCTATCGGCCCATAAACGAACCAAAGCCCCATGATGAACACCGGCATTGAGACAGCGCTGAGGCGCCACGGTACACTGAGCTTTCAGGTCACAGGGACGGCAGGCATGTCTCGACGCTCGATACTTCCGTCGCTCTCGACGACCGCTAAAGGAACCGACACAGCGTAAACGTTGACCGGCCGGACAGATAAATTCATTGACCTCTTCATCATAGCTAAACTGCTCAATGCCAAAATACTGTTCGCTCATAGCGCTCTTGGGCTTCCGCGGAGGACGAACCAGACGTATCCCGCGCGCTTCACAGCCAGCTTGATTGGACGCACTGGCATAAGCCGAATCCGCGCACAGAACCTCTGGTGTCCGAGCCAGACGATCCCGTGCCTGGTCAACGACGCCCAGCATACTCTCTTCCTCACTGTGATTCGCTGCCGTCACCGTGACAGCCACCACCACCCGCGAGGTATCATCGACCACCGTATGCTGCTTGTAGCCCGGCTGCTTCGTACCATCTCCAAATCGACCA from Candidatus Zixiibacteriota bacterium encodes the following:
- a CDS encoding IS1182 family transposase, whose amino-acid sequence is MQTKRKQIQQRMIILPPLEAFVPVDHRLRRLHGVLDVSFVHETVRSSYCQDNGRPSVDPEVIIRLFVIQAVEGISHVRELMRQVQVNLAYRWFIGYELDEELPDHSTVSRAFDRMGDEVFNNVFSCSIAQCQTSGLIEGKVLHVDATTVRADLDKQKVNKVDSPDGDARFGRFGDGTKQPGYKQHTVVDDTSRVVVAVTVTAANHSEEESMLGVVDQARDRLARTPEVLCADSAYASASNQAGCEARGIRLVRPPRKPKSAMSEQYFGIEQFSYDEEVNEFICPAGQRLRCVGSFSGRRERRKYRASRHACRPCDLKAQCTVAPQRCLNAGVHHGALVRLWADSLSESFRSLYRRRAPVIEGIFAEAKERHGLRRAWRRGLSKMRLQCLLIAAVMNFKRVIAHGQCPYAALYAIQRIINALRQNLGSRQTFPGTVSIDQQSKRTIHPSLA